A window from Cytobacillus sp. IB215665 encodes these proteins:
- a CDS encoding glycosyltransferase family 2 protein produces the protein MMKQTVIVFLPAHNEEKSIAEVIKSIPRYFHDRIEVKVLVIDDGSTDQTVKVAQEAGADYFYQFSSNQGLGAAVRKGLEESVRLGADIGVMIDADNEYPAAQIPDLLQPILSGEYDYVMGSRFLGTIQGMKLHRRLGNYCFTFMQSILLRKWIHDGQSGMRAFSLQAMKNAEIIHDYNYAQVITLNLVRKGFRVKEVPIKYHVRTKGKSFIKFNSYMTSVIPAIIKEITRPVEQVEIDYNYHILPLEAAKKSS, from the coding sequence ATGATGAAGCAAACAGTAATCGTATTTTTACCAGCCCACAATGAAGAAAAGTCAATTGCTGAGGTTATTAAATCAATTCCTAGGTACTTTCATGACAGGATAGAAGTAAAAGTACTCGTTATTGATGATGGTTCGACAGATCAAACAGTGAAAGTAGCACAAGAGGCAGGTGCGGATTATTTTTATCAATTTTCATCAAATCAAGGTTTAGGAGCAGCCGTTAGAAAGGGATTAGAGGAAAGTGTTAGGCTAGGTGCGGATATCGGTGTAATGATAGATGCTGATAATGAATATCCAGCAGCACAAATTCCTGATCTTTTACAGCCAATTTTATCAGGTGAATATGATTATGTAATGGGTTCGCGCTTTCTTGGGACAATTCAAGGAATGAAGCTTCATCGCAGGTTAGGAAATTATTGCTTTACATTTATGCAATCCATCCTGCTAAGAAAGTGGATACATGATGGACAATCGGGTATGAGAGCATTCTCACTACAAGCGATGAAAAATGCTGAGATTATTCATGATTACAATTATGCCCAAGTTATCACGCTGAATTTAGTAAGAAAAGGTTTTCGTGTGAAGGAAGTTCCCATTAAGTATCATGTGAGGACAAAAGGTAAATCATTTATCAAATTTAATTCTTATATGACAAGTGTGATACCTGCAATAATAAAAGAAATAACAAGGCCAGTCGAACAAGTAGAAATAGATTACAATTATCACATATTACCTTTAGAAGCAGCTAAAAAAAGTAGCTAA
- a CDS encoding enoyl-CoA hydratase, translating to MEYTKCHIANYVATVSLDHPPANAVSSLVLKELSKRLDDFEKDDDVRVILLQGEGRFFSAGADIKEFTTVESSEEFSVLSETGQQLFERIELFSKPVIAAIHGAALGGGLELAMSCHIRIVTDNAKLGLPELQLGLIPGFAGTQRLPRYVGTAKAAELMLTSEPISGLEAVKLGLANHAFPEEVMLEEASKLALKIAGKSPISVSAVIELLKYTKADQYYSGVKREAELFGKVFATEDASEGISAFLEKRAPTFKGK from the coding sequence ATGGAATATACAAAATGTCATATAGCAAACTATGTCGCAACAGTTTCTTTGGATCATCCTCCAGCGAATGCTGTGTCATCTTTAGTTTTGAAAGAGCTTTCAAAAAGATTAGATGACTTTGAAAAAGATGATGATGTGAGGGTCATTTTATTACAAGGTGAGGGGCGCTTCTTTTCCGCAGGAGCTGATATAAAGGAATTTACGACTGTAGAGAGCAGTGAAGAGTTCTCGGTCCTATCAGAAACTGGTCAACAATTATTTGAAAGAATTGAGTTATTTTCAAAACCTGTTATTGCAGCAATTCATGGAGCTGCGCTTGGAGGAGGTTTAGAGCTTGCAATGAGCTGTCATATACGCATTGTAACTGACAACGCAAAGCTTGGCTTACCAGAACTTCAATTAGGTTTAATACCAGGCTTTGCAGGTACACAGCGTTTACCACGGTATGTAGGTACTGCTAAGGCAGCTGAATTGATGCTAACGAGCGAGCCAATTTCTGGTTTGGAAGCTGTAAAATTAGGCTTAGCTAACCACGCGTTTCCTGAAGAAGTTATGTTAGAAGAAGCTAGTAAACTAGCTTTAAAAATAGCTGGAAAAAGTCCAATATCTGTTTCAGCTGTAATTGAATTATTAAAATACACAAAAGCTGATCAATACTATTCTGGAGTTAAGCGGGAAGCAGAGCTTTTTGGGAAAGTTTTTGCAACAGAAGATGCTAGCGAAGGTATTAGTGCATTTCTAGAAAAAAGGGCACCAACTTTTAAAGGAAAGTAA
- a CDS encoding TetR/AcrR family transcriptional regulator, which produces MKRNKPKYKKIIDAAVIVIAENGYHQAQVSKIAKQAGVADGTIYLYFKNKEDILISLFQEKMGSFIEKISEEIAGMESAKEKLLLLIEKHFKLLSDDHHLAIVTQLELRQSNKEIRVKINDVLKGYLKVLDHIILAGIDRGEFRKNLDIRLARQMIFGTIDETVTSWVMNDQKYDLVTLAYPLHHLVVSGCGSTEIS; this is translated from the coding sequence GTGAAGCGTAACAAACCGAAATACAAGAAAATCATTGATGCAGCTGTAATCGTAATTGCAGAGAATGGCTATCATCAAGCTCAAGTTTCAAAAATTGCAAAACAAGCTGGGGTTGCAGATGGAACTATATATTTATATTTTAAAAACAAAGAAGATATATTGATATCTTTATTTCAAGAGAAAATGGGGAGTTTTATAGAAAAAATTAGTGAAGAAATTGCAGGAATGGAATCAGCTAAAGAGAAGTTATTACTGTTGATTGAAAAACACTTCAAATTATTATCAGATGATCATCATTTAGCGATCGTTACTCAGTTGGAATTACGTCAATCTAATAAAGAGATACGTGTAAAAATAAACGATGTGTTAAAAGGCTATTTAAAAGTATTGGACCATATAATACTTGCAGGAATCGATAGAGGTGAATTTCGCAAAAATTTAGACATACGCCTAGCAAGACAGATGATATTTGGAACGATTGATGAAACAGTAACATCGTGGGTAATGAATGATCAAAAGTATGATCTAGTGACATTAGCATATCCTCTGCACCATTTAGTAGTTAGCGGATGTGGGTCAACTGAGATTAGTTAA
- a CDS encoding lysylphosphatidylglycerol synthase transmembrane domain-containing protein — translation MKRSNLSLLVKAIGICSVVIFIILSSILFNSSDLLLSIKKLINTPLLLAVMFVVYGLSFILRSLAWKWYVNDKVTLITCMQGIFLSLFVNHVVPFKVGDVVRIGVMAKKEKLIRLDEVLHSVVVLRIIDMAILMSISGFGFIIILKSFPLQQSIFFYGAVFFMVTIIAVVFIRKFANLVRRHIALLKNALKGWKGLLIISTVLLSWICEGIVVYGVALLYQGNFAFLHSVWVNSLTVGGQVFQVTPGGLATYETVMTFAITSIKNITMKEAYEIAIISHAFKFIFSYIVGIITIIFTPISVSSIITWIKRKGGYSS, via the coding sequence ATGAAAAGAAGTAATCTTTCACTGTTGGTAAAAGCAATTGGGATTTGTTCTGTAGTTATCTTTATAATCTTATCATCCATACTGTTTAATAGTTCTGACTTGCTATTATCAATAAAAAAACTTATAAATACACCACTATTATTAGCTGTCATGTTTGTAGTTTATGGACTGTCATTTATCTTGCGGTCGTTAGCCTGGAAATGGTATGTAAATGATAAGGTTACGTTAATCACTTGTATGCAAGGCATCTTCTTAAGCCTTTTTGTTAATCATGTAGTACCTTTCAAAGTTGGAGACGTTGTTAGAATCGGAGTGATGGCAAAGAAGGAGAAATTAATCCGTCTAGATGAGGTATTACATTCAGTCGTAGTATTACGCATCATCGATATGGCCATCTTAATGTCAATATCAGGATTTGGCTTTATAATTATATTAAAAAGCTTCCCATTGCAGCAATCTATTTTTTTCTATGGTGCTGTTTTTTTCATGGTTACTATTATTGCCGTTGTTTTTATAAGGAAGTTTGCCAATCTTGTGAGAAGGCATATTGCTTTGTTGAAAAATGCGTTAAAAGGTTGGAAGGGGTTATTAATCATTTCGACAGTTTTATTAAGCTGGATATGTGAAGGCATTGTCGTATACGGTGTCGCTCTCCTTTATCAAGGAAATTTCGCCTTTTTGCATTCTGTGTGGGTAAATAGTTTAACTGTCGGTGGCCAAGTGTTTCAGGTGACTCCTGGTGGGCTTGCTACCTATGAAACGGTTATGACATTTGCCATTACTAGTATAAAAAACATCACAATGAAAGAGGCATATGAGATTGCAATTATTAGTCATGCTTTTAAATTTATTTTTTCGTATATTGTAGGTATAATAACTATCATTTTCACACCAATTTCTGTTAGTTCTATCATCACATGGATAAAAAGAAAAGGAGGCTATTCTTCATGA
- a CDS encoding electron transfer flavoprotein subunit alpha/FixB family protein, which translates to MARKVLVLGEVRDNTLRNVSFEAVAAAKTVAEGGEVVAVLIGDAVSSVANEMIYFGSDRVVIVEDEKLNAYTTDGFSQALLAAIDAEQPDGIVIGHTALGKDLAPKIASKLDSGLISDATTVESVGGNIVFTRPIYSGKAFEKKIVTDDKIFVTVRPNNIAPLEKDEAKTGEVSSLSVDIKDLRTIIKEVVRKASEGVDLSEAKVVVAGGRGVKSEEGFEPLKELADVLGGAVGASRGACDAEYCDYSLQIGQTGKVVTPDLYIACGISGAIQHLAGMSNSKVIVAINKDAEANIFNVADYGIVGDLFDVVPLLTEEFKKLKVLS; encoded by the coding sequence ATGGCTAGAAAAGTTTTAGTACTAGGGGAAGTTCGTGATAACACATTACGTAATGTGTCGTTCGAAGCGGTTGCAGCTGCAAAAACAGTTGCAGAAGGCGGCGAAGTAGTTGCAGTACTAATTGGAGATGCTGTATCAAGTGTAGCTAATGAAATGATCTATTTCGGTTCAGACCGTGTTGTTATAGTAGAAGATGAAAAATTAAATGCATATACTACAGATGGTTTTTCTCAGGCACTTCTTGCTGCAATTGATGCTGAGCAACCAGACGGAATCGTGATAGGACATACCGCTCTAGGTAAAGATTTAGCACCTAAAATTGCGAGTAAACTTGACAGTGGGTTAATATCTGATGCAACTACTGTGGAAAGTGTAGGAGGAAATATTGTATTTACACGTCCTATCTATTCTGGTAAAGCATTTGAAAAGAAGATTGTAACTGATGACAAAATCTTTGTTACAGTACGTCCAAATAACATTGCTCCACTAGAAAAGGATGAAGCTAAAACTGGTGAAGTCTCTTCATTATCAGTTGATATTAAGGACCTCAGAACAATTATTAAAGAAGTCGTTAGAAAGGCTTCCGAAGGAGTAGATTTGTCAGAAGCTAAAGTAGTTGTAGCTGGTGGAAGAGGTGTAAAAAGTGAAGAGGGGTTTGAGCCATTAAAAGAGCTAGCAGATGTACTTGGCGGGGCAGTTGGTGCTTCACGTGGGGCTTGTGATGCTGAATACTGTGACTATTCGTTACAAATTGGTCAGACAGGAAAAGTTGTCACACCTGATTTATATATAGCATGTGGAATTTCAGGCGCTATTCAACATTTAGCAGGTATGTCTAATTCGAAAGTTATCGTTGCAATTAATAAGGATGCAGAGGCAAATATCTTTAATGTAGCAGACTATGGAATTGTCGGTGATTTATTTGATGTTGTTCCGTTACTAACAGAAGAATTTAAGAAATTAAAAGTTCTTTCATAA
- a CDS encoding DUF350 domain-containing protein: MSSFWENELVQTAAYYSVVVLSIIIFLAIFEIVTKYKNWEQIKKGNIAVAMATGGKIFGLANIFRFSIGHHDSLLTMMGWGLFGFILLLSGYFIYEFLTPMFKIDEEIESDNRAVGFISMIISVGLSYVIGAGIG, translated from the coding sequence ATGAGCTCATTTTGGGAAAATGAACTTGTGCAAACAGCAGCATATTACAGTGTTGTTGTGCTTTCAATTATTATATTTTTAGCGATTTTTGAGATTGTAACAAAGTATAAAAATTGGGAACAAATAAAGAAAGGAAACATTGCTGTTGCCATGGCTACCGGAGGTAAGATTTTCGGTTTAGCAAATATTTTTCGATTTTCCATCGGTCATCATGATTCTTTATTAACGATGATGGGCTGGGGACTTTTTGGTTTTATATTACTCCTCAGTGGCTACTTTATTTACGAGTTTTTAACACCAATGTTTAAAATTGATGAAGAAATTGAGAGCGATAATAGGGCTGTCGGTTTTATTTCAATGATTATTTCAGTAGGATTATCCTATGTGATTGGAGCAGGGATAGGTTAG
- a CDS encoding cupin domain-containing protein encodes MKVLDLVNTPVSASKLEVIFNSASKNTALFECVLLPQEEIKPHIHSFGEDCAVVLSGELTYYVSNNQMITATAGDLVLGWQNVIHGYKNNTNNPLHLLIFASPREFFISPTAIEYKYVADDEPIVIHLPIEQRIIRSTQQRVIESQYSSFSTLQIEGVHQREYNNEMQAFVDYKNKRVYIYEDEPVELPVKQATYFIKYEYSYK; translated from the coding sequence ATGAAAGTTTTAGATTTAGTGAATACACCTGTTTCAGCTTCAAAATTAGAAGTCATCTTTAATAGTGCTTCCAAAAATACGGCACTTTTCGAATGTGTGCTGCTACCTCAAGAGGAGATCAAACCACATATACACTCCTTTGGAGAAGACTGTGCAGTCGTTCTTTCAGGAGAATTGACTTATTACGTATCTAATAATCAAATGATAACCGCTACAGCAGGAGATCTTGTTTTAGGATGGCAAAATGTTATTCATGGCTACAAAAACAATACAAATAACCCACTTCATCTGCTTATTTTTGCATCGCCGCGGGAATTTTTTATTTCACCAACAGCAATCGAGTATAAATACGTAGCGGATGATGAGCCAATTGTTATTCATTTACCAATTGAACAGCGTATCATTCGTTCTACCCAGCAAAGAGTCATAGAATCACAATATTCATCATTCTCCACTCTTCAAATAGAAGGTGTGCACCAAAGGGAGTATAACAATGAAATGCAAGCTTTTGTAGATTATAAAAATAAACGAGTTTATATATATGAAGATGAGCCTGTTGAATTACCAGTAAAACAAGCCACATATTTCATTAAATATGAATACTCTTACAAATAG
- a CDS encoding alkaline phosphatase family protein translates to MKKASKFEKFAARCWNLLNEGKPFTPIFVIGTMLLFNLTTLFESQSFSAFLLSFILILPVFILYFIYDFPLFLRNYLWIPFVIYLIIWNSVNVPLLLFALGLYFFFTVFFWGTLYYHLRIGTTWWNFTRFWKLVLKNSDSTSGNAQEQLPKFLLLLSLWNLTFEQMHLGIDLSYTSLLVFYVFLLLFTWILHRNLFDWKPKVISEKTNNAPEQEEAMSDKVVVLVVDGMRKERFEEADTPFLDYLRKNGTDYSQMETLYPARTVVCFTSMFTGTYPFEHGIKSNMVWKLGIKVESIFDSLRKVGKKGRLLGIAHLVDSMGDDVETVTAVMHNDVADRNIIDRAKLIMSEQDPDLLVAQLISTDQTGHSRGVLYDEYIQKIEEADTLLKEYVDWLEEQGKMTNTTIIVCADHGQADGIGGHGHLDEGERYVPFFMYGANIEKGKRIDEKQSLVSVAPTIAYLLGAPYPSHSRGPVLVDAIRKGVHK, encoded by the coding sequence ATGAAAAAGGCGTCAAAATTTGAGAAGTTTGCAGCTCGGTGCTGGAATCTTTTGAATGAAGGGAAGCCATTCACACCTATTTTTGTAATAGGTACGATGCTTCTATTTAATCTTACGACTCTTTTTGAGTCACAATCGTTTTCAGCATTTCTATTAAGCTTTATCTTAATACTCCCTGTTTTTATACTATATTTCATTTATGATTTTCCATTGTTTTTACGCAATTATTTATGGATTCCATTTGTTATTTATTTAATTATTTGGAACAGTGTTAATGTCCCATTACTACTATTTGCTTTAGGGTTATATTTCTTTTTTACTGTCTTTTTTTGGGGTACATTGTATTATCATTTGCGCATTGGAACAACGTGGTGGAACTTTACACGTTTTTGGAAGCTCGTACTAAAGAATAGTGACTCCACGAGTGGTAATGCACAGGAGCAATTACCAAAGTTCTTATTACTACTATCATTGTGGAATTTAACATTTGAACAAATGCACTTGGGTATTGATTTATCATACACATCTCTATTAGTATTTTATGTCTTTTTATTATTATTCACATGGATATTACATCGAAATTTGTTTGATTGGAAGCCAAAAGTAATAAGTGAAAAAACAAATAACGCTCCAGAACAAGAGGAAGCGATGAGTGATAAAGTAGTTGTTTTAGTCGTTGATGGTATGAGAAAAGAGCGATTTGAAGAGGCGGATACACCCTTCTTAGATTATTTAAGAAAAAATGGTACAGACTATTCTCAAATGGAAACGTTATATCCAGCTAGAACAGTTGTATGCTTTACTTCAATGTTTACTGGAACATATCCTTTTGAACACGGTATTAAATCAAATATGGTGTGGAAATTAGGAATTAAAGTAGAGAGTATCTTTGACTCATTACGAAAAGTAGGTAAAAAAGGAAGACTGCTAGGCATTGCCCATTTAGTTGATTCAATGGGTGATGATGTGGAAACCGTTACAGCAGTTATGCATAATGATGTTGCAGACAGAAACATCATTGATAGAGCAAAGCTAATTATGAGCGAACAAGATCCGGATTTGCTAGTTGCCCAGTTAATTAGTACAGACCAAACAGGTCATAGCCGTGGTGTTCTATATGATGAATATATTCAAAAAATTGAAGAAGCAGATACTTTGCTAAAGGAATATGTTGATTGGCTAGAAGAACAAGGAAAGATGACAAACACAACAATTATCGTTTGTGCTGACCATGGACAAGCCGATGGGATAGGTGGTCATGGACATTTAGATGAGGGAGAACGGTATGTTCCATTTTTCATGTATGGTGCAAATATCGAAAAAGGTAAACGAATTGACGAAAAGCAAAGTCTCGTTTCGGTTGCGCCGACAATCGCTTACTTATTAGGCGCTCCATACCCGAGTCATAGCCGTGGACCAGTTTTAGTAGATGCGATAAGAAAGGGCGTTCACAAATGA
- the trxA gene encoding thioredoxin, which translates to MAISHVTDQNFTTETSDGVVLADFWAPWCGPCKMIAPVLEELDQEMGDKVKIVKLDVDDNQETAAKFGVMSIPTLLVFKNGEVVDKVVGFQPKEALADLLSKHV; encoded by the coding sequence ATGGCAATTTCACATGTTACTGATCAAAATTTTACAACTGAAACTAGTGATGGAGTAGTACTAGCAGACTTTTGGGCACCATGGTGCGGACCTTGTAAGATGATTGCTCCAGTACTTGAAGAGTTAGATCAAGAAATGGGAGATAAAGTAAAAATTGTTAAGCTTGACGTTGATGATAACCAAGAAACTGCAGCAAAATTTGGTGTAATGAGCATCCCAACATTATTAGTTTTCAAAAATGGTGAAGTAGTTGATAAAGTGGTTGGTTTCCAACCTAAAGAAGCATTAGCTGATTTATTGTCAAAGCACGTTTAA
- a CDS encoding electron transfer flavoprotein subunit beta/FixA family protein has product MNIYVLLKRTFDTEEKIVISNGEINEDGAEFIINPYDEYAVEEAIQIRDEHGGEITVVTVGGEESEKELRTALAMGCDKAVLINTEEDLEESDQYSTAKIIAEYLKEQEVDLILAGNVAIDSGSGQVGPRVAEILGMPYVTTITKLDIDGNKATVVRDVEGDSEIIETTLPLLITAQQGLNEPRYPSLPGIMKAKKKPLEELELDDLDLDEDDVAPKTKTIEIYLPPKKEAGKILAGDIPDQVKELVSLLHSEAKVL; this is encoded by the coding sequence ATGAACATCTATGTATTATTAAAAAGAACATTTGATACTGAGGAGAAAATTGTTATTTCAAATGGTGAAATAAATGAAGATGGGGCTGAATTCATTATTAACCCTTACGATGAATATGCTGTTGAGGAAGCAATTCAAATTCGAGATGAGCATGGTGGAGAAATAACTGTCGTAACTGTTGGGGGAGAAGAATCTGAAAAGGAACTTCGAACAGCGTTAGCAATGGGATGCGATAAGGCTGTATTGATTAATACAGAAGAAGATTTAGAAGAGAGCGATCAATATTCAACTGCTAAAATAATTGCAGAGTATTTAAAGGAACAGGAAGTTGACTTAATTTTAGCAGGGAATGTAGCAATTGACAGTGGCTCTGGTCAAGTTGGTCCACGCGTTGCAGAAATACTTGGGATGCCATATGTTACTACAATAACAAAACTAGACATTGATGGTAATAAAGCTACAGTTGTTCGTGATGTAGAAGGAGATTCAGAGATTATTGAAACGACATTACCATTACTTATCACAGCTCAACAAGGTTTAAATGAGCCACGTTATCCATCACTTCCAGGTATTATGAAAGCTAAGAAAAAGCCGTTAGAAGAGCTTGAATTAGATGATTTAGATTTAGATGAAGACGATGTAGCTCCAAAAACGAAGACAATTGAAATATATTTACCGCCTAAAAAAGAAGCAGGAAAAATATTAGCAGGCGACATTCCTGATCAAGTAAAAGAACTCGTATCGTTACTACATTCTGAAGCGAAGGTTTTATAA
- a CDS encoding endonuclease MutS2 codes for MLERVLKTLEFNKIKDILVTHVASSLGKAKVDTLMPATIFEEVVKLQEQTDEAVKILRLKGNVPLGGIFDIRSNVKRAKINSTLHPEELLDIANTIYAGRQIQKFTSDMIEDDHDIPYFHELSSELIPFKELEDSIKQCINDYGEIYDHASSKLRTIRQQLRTSEARIREKLESIIRSSSAQKKLSDVIITIRNDRFVIPVKQEYRSSYGGIVHDQSSSGATLFIEPQVVVELNNLLHEAKIKEKQEIEKILHELTVNVAEEADGLLHNIDILAEIDFMFTKAKYARSIKASKPVMNNDRYIRLVKAKHPLIDPDEVVPNDIELGKDYSTILITGPNTGGKTVALKTIGLCTLMAQSGLQIPAEDGSEMSVFSSIYADIGDEQSIEQSLSTFSSHMVNIVDILQQFNSESLVLFDELGAGTDPQEGAALAISILDEVYQKGARVVATTHYPELKAYGYNRDGVINASVEFDVETLSPTYRLLIGVPGRSNAFDISRRLGLDEQVIYRAKKQISTESNTVENMIASLEDSKKHAEEKLEEAERLRKEAKDLHKKLEDQMTELASQKDVIFEQAEQKARETVNIAKQEAESIIGNLRKIQKEQYAQVKEHELIDAKKRLEAAAPKLNKSKNNIIRKKNEQSLQPGDEVKVISLDQKGHLLEKASSKEWLVQLGIMKMKVKESDLQYASRPKPIETKPLVAIKGKEYHVSLELDLRGERFENAILRVEKYLDDAILAGYPRVSIIHGKGTGALRKGVQDLLKNHRAVKKVRYGEASEGGSGISIVELK; via the coding sequence ATGCTAGAACGAGTTTTAAAAACATTAGAATTTAACAAAATAAAAGATATATTGGTTACTCATGTTGCTTCTTCATTAGGGAAAGCAAAGGTAGATACGTTAATGCCAGCTACAATATTTGAAGAAGTAGTTAAATTACAAGAGCAAACAGATGAGGCTGTCAAAATACTTCGATTAAAAGGCAATGTTCCTTTAGGGGGGATTTTTGATATTCGATCAAACGTGAAAAGAGCAAAGATCAACAGTACGTTACATCCTGAAGAGCTATTGGATATTGCAAATACAATATATGCGGGAAGGCAAATTCAAAAATTTACGAGTGATATGATTGAAGATGATCATGACATCCCATATTTTCACGAGTTAAGTTCTGAACTAATTCCATTTAAAGAATTGGAAGACTCAATTAAGCAATGTATAAATGATTATGGAGAGATTTATGATCATGCTAGTTCTAAGCTGCGAACAATAAGACAGCAATTAAGAACGAGTGAAGCCCGCATTCGTGAAAAATTAGAAAGTATTATTAGGTCGAGCTCAGCCCAAAAAAAGCTATCAGATGTTATTATTACAATTAGAAATGATCGCTTTGTTATCCCAGTAAAACAAGAATATCGGAGTTCTTACGGTGGTATCGTTCATGATCAATCTTCATCTGGTGCAACATTGTTTATTGAGCCGCAAGTTGTCGTTGAACTAAATAACCTTTTACATGAGGCAAAAATAAAAGAGAAGCAAGAAATTGAGAAAATACTACATGAATTAACGGTAAATGTAGCAGAAGAAGCTGATGGGTTACTACATAATATTGACATACTAGCTGAAATTGACTTTATGTTTACAAAGGCCAAATATGCTCGCAGTATCAAAGCATCAAAGCCAGTGATGAACAATGATCGTTATATTAGATTGGTTAAAGCAAAGCATCCATTAATTGATCCTGATGAAGTGGTACCTAACGATATAGAGCTAGGAAAAGATTATTCTACTATCTTAATAACTGGACCAAATACTGGGGGGAAAACAGTTGCGCTAAAAACGATTGGTTTATGTACGTTAATGGCACAGTCTGGGCTGCAAATCCCTGCTGAAGATGGTTCTGAAATGTCTGTTTTCTCCTCGATTTATGCAGATATAGGTGATGAACAATCTATAGAACAAAGTTTAAGTACTTTTTCATCACATATGGTAAATATTGTAGACATTTTACAGCAGTTTAATAGTGAAAGTCTTGTGCTGTTTGATGAGTTAGGAGCGGGAACAGATCCACAGGAAGGTGCGGCATTAGCTATTTCTATATTGGACGAAGTCTACCAAAAAGGAGCAAGGGTGGTAGCTACGACACACTATCCAGAGCTTAAAGCATATGGATATAATAGAGATGGAGTAATTAATGCTAGTGTGGAATTTGATGTAGAGACGTTGAGTCCTACATATCGTTTGCTTATTGGAGTTCCTGGGAGAAGTAATGCTTTTGACATATCAAGACGTTTAGGCTTAGACGAACAGGTCATATATCGAGCTAAAAAGCAAATTAGTACTGAAAGTAATACTGTGGAGAATATGATTGCTTCCTTGGAAGATAGTAAAAAGCATGCGGAAGAGAAGCTAGAGGAAGCTGAGCGACTTAGGAAAGAAGCAAAGGATCTTCATAAGAAGCTTGAAGATCAAATGACTGAGCTTGCTAGTCAAAAAGATGTGATATTCGAACAAGCAGAACAAAAAGCTCGCGAAACTGTTAATATTGCAAAACAAGAAGCAGAATCGATTATTGGGAATTTACGTAAAATTCAAAAGGAACAATATGCACAGGTGAAAGAGCACGAGCTTATTGATGCAAAGAAACGACTTGAAGCTGCCGCTCCAAAGCTTAATAAAAGTAAGAATAATATCATTCGCAAAAAGAATGAACAAAGCCTCCAACCTGGTGACGAAGTGAAAGTAATTAGCCTTGATCAAAAAGGGCATTTACTAGAAAAGGCTTCATCGAAAGAGTGGCTAGTGCAACTAGGAATTATGAAAATGAAAGTGAAAGAATCAGATCTTCAATATGCTAGTCGTCCAAAACCGATAGAAACGAAGCCTCTTGTAGCAATCAAAGGAAAAGAGTACCATGTCAGCCTTGAATTAGATTTACGAGGTGAAAGATTTGAAAATGCGATACTTCGTGTAGAGAAGTATCTTGACGATGCAATACTTGCTGGATACCCACGAGTTTCTATCATACATGGAAAAGGAACTGGCGCTCTAAGAAAAGGAGTTCAGGACCTTTTAAAAAATCACAGAGCTGTTAAAAAAGTTCGTTATGGTGAGGCGAGTGAAGGTGGTTCAGGAATTTCTATTGTAGAATTGAAATAG